The Salmo trutta unplaced genomic scaffold, fSalTru1.1, whole genome shotgun sequence sequence gatcagtgacacaaaatctcaatgtaatccattttaaaacccggttgtaacaacaaaatgtgaaaaaaagtcaaggggtgtgaagactttctgaaggcactattaCCGGATGACGTTGTCATGGCCAATAGGAGTGGTATAACCTTACAGGATCAGTATTAAGACTACACCCAAGAACTGTTGAGTGTTTTAAAAGCCGGTATTCAATCCAAGGCACGTTATGGAGTAGTGCACTGGACAGCTGACAATGATCCTTTTAAAGGCATTTTTTGGTTTGTGGAGATTTGCATTCACGGCAAAAGGTGCATAAAGCGTAAATGACCTTTAAAAGTCGTTATTATAGAGCAGTGCATTACACGTGTCTTGGATCCTGGCCTAAAACTACTCCTCAGAATTGGGAGCATTAAGGGATTTATTAAATCCGTACCGCAAAAGTTCAGCGTTCCAGTGTGttacatttaaaggcaatgttcctgcttTAGCAGAGAACTCATTCACGGTAATCGCTGAATGTCGGCTTAAAAATCAGGAAAATGTTCTTAATTTCTACTGTGCAATCTAACTCTTCAGTGATACAGACTGAGAAGTTCTTTGTTTACCTTTTTCCATGGATCTTTTCTCCTGCATGGCAAGTTACAAGGACGGTCCTCATTTCATTATGCTCTTTGTCAGGATGCTAAAACTTTACACCATTTATAACAGCTGGAGAACATATGGACATCCAGGTACTTTCcgcaggtgctggagttgtaggCAAAACTCATGGAAAACACTGCTCACGCTCCCAGGGTCGAAACGTTAGAaaatcacctgggagcatgagcagcagtgtgaGGATTTTCCTTTCCATTTTACTGGTGTTTACCACGCCATATATTCAGGTCACTCTAGATAAGTGTTGGCTAAATGACCTACagtacattttaaatgtaaaaatggcAATGATCGGACAGTTGGTCGACTCTACTGGCTTTAGAAAAGTAAAGAGTAGTTTGGAGGAAAACAGGGGGTCTGGTAACATGGTACTGTATGGACCAATCATCAATTATGAGGCTTTTCAGGGAAAATGGCCTCCAGCaaagctacactgaacaaaaatataaacaacaatttcaaagattttaccgagttagttcatataaggaaatcgttaaatttaaataaattcattaggacctaatctatgaatttcacaactgggaatacagatatgcatcagttggtcacagatacctttaaaaatagttgatcaggctgttgattgtggaatgttgtcccacttctcttcaatggctgtgtgaagttgctggaaattggcgggaactggaacaggcTGTCTTACGTCGacccagagcattccaaacatgcacaatgggtgacatgtctggccacagggacattttcagcttccaggaattgtgtacaaatccttgggatatggggccgtgcattatcttgcggcagatgaatggcacaacaatgggcctcaggatctcgtcactgtatctctgtgcattcaaattgccatcgataaaatgcaattgtgttagttgtccgtatcatatgcctgcccataccataaccccaccaccacggggcactctgttcacaacgttgacatcagaaaactgctcgcccacacgacgccatacacgctgtctgccatctgcccggtacagttgaaactgggattcatccgtgaagagcacacttccccagcgtgccagtggtcatcgaaggtgagaatttgcccactgaagtcagtcaCGACACCAAACTGCAGTGAGGTTAAgactggtgaggatgacgagcacgcagatgagcttccctgagacggtttctgacagtttgtgcagaaatgaatcagttgtgcaaacctacagtttcatcagctgttcgggtctcagacgatcccgcaggtgaagaagcctgatgtgtaggtcctgggatggcgtggttacaagtggtccacagttgtgaggccagttgaacatactgccaaattctctaaaacgactttgAAAGCAgcgtatggtagagaaataaacattgaattctctggcgaaagctctggtggacattcctgcagtcagcatgccaattgcactcaaggtgcacctgtgtaatgatcatgctgtttaatgagcttcttgatatgccactcctgtcagatggatggattaaattggcaaaaggagaaatgctcactaacaaggatgttaACAATTGTGAGCACATAATTTGAGaaactttttgtgcgtatggaacatttctgggatcttttatttcagctcatgaaacatgggaccaaaacgtTACATGTTTTGTTCAGTACAGAGATTGTCTTCAGTAAGTTTTtatacccattgacttattccatattttttGTTATAGCCTGAATCTCCTCACCCATCTAGAcacaaataccccataataaaagtgaaaacatgcatgttaaaaaatgttttcaaatttactgaaaatgaaatacaaaaatataatttACATGAGTTTTCACACCCGAGTCACtattttgtagaagcacctttgacagtgattacaggtgtgagtctttctgggtaagtctaagcaCTTTCCACTCCTGGATAATGCAACATCTGCACATtcctttctaaattcttcaagctctgtcaaattggctgTTAATCATCAGACCACCATTTTCAGGTATTGCCACAGATTTAAGGCTTGCCATAAAGGGGTTTAattcttattgactcaagacatttcagcttttcatttatagttaatttgtaaaaataaagaattccactttgacattatggggtgtcgtgtgcaggccagtgataaaaaatgtaaatgtaaatcaataaaaacaattcaggctgtaacaacaaaatgggTGAAAAGTTGAGGGTTGTGAATCTTCCTGAAGGCACTAACTACTGACATTTAGTGAACTAAGCCAAATGGTTGTTTCTATTGACTAACAGAGACATTTTGAAATATTATTTGTTCTTTTTTTAATAAACAAATTTACCCTTCTGTGAAACTAATTAAGTCACATTTTTTACACACTCCGGATATGATGAAGATATTACCTGAGATAAGTGCAagttgtaaaataaaataaaaaaaaaagttaatttgacatctgaaaatacaatgttttgcTCTGTTGAAATTGTAAAATATATAACTTTTAAGTAGATATGGCAATTGGTTAAGAAAACGGTTAAGTTTCAGTAATATCACATGAAAAAGGGATGGTTCTCTGAGATGCAGTACACTGTCAAGGTCCAGACGAGTATCCTGGAAATATTATTCCAACATAAAACACAGCACCGTACAGACCGGGCTAACAGGCAGACATTTACTGACAGAGTACTGACCCAACTGGTAGACCGTCCGCTGACAATACAATGGAATTAAAAGTAGACTCCTCGAGATGGCGTTGCAACGAAGATGTAGAGATGAGCAAGATGCAAGACTATGCTCTCATACAGTCACACAaagtatctgcgcatgtgcactTCACACTGCTACAACGTGGTAGCTACGGGACCAAAACAGCGGAGTAGTTTAACCTCGCGCTTCAACGCTCCCTAGTTGTCGAGGAAATGGATCCACTACGTGTTAACTGTGTGCACACAACGTCATCTGGCTGAGTCAACCTTTAATGAAACCATTCTCCATCTCCTAACACAGAAAGCGACGTAACAAGGGGGGAAATAGTATTAGAAACAGCAACAAAGACCTTTATCTCACAGATGTGGTGTGAtattaccatctctctctctcagcccttagTCTGCCTTAAAGAGAGAACATGGCTGTTATTCTACATGGAGGGTTCAGAGATGACGTGAGACCAggtgtgagtcccaaatggcaccctattccctacgtagtgtagcgtcccaaatggcagcctattccctatgtagtgcactacttttgaccagggctgatAGGGCTCcggtgaaagtagtgcactatataaggaacagGAGATGAAGTACTGTATGCGATGTAAACTGAGAAGAGGTTTAACACACTGAGGTATCGTCACAAAGCAAGCCCTCCTCACATCTTCTTTCAGAATAAATACTCGTATTATTGTTCTTAACCTTATGATAAATATTGTAGTAGTTGTGAGCAACCAACAGtgataaaataaaacattaaatattttttaaatatcctCAACTCCATGATTTTGTTTCTCGTTCCATATGGACAGAAAGGTAGTTAAGTTAAAGTTAGAAAACTATGTTCAATAAATAAAGTACTTCTTGTATATTGTGAACATTGGTTCTATTCCGAATAGCTCCCTACTCCCCATGTAGtgctggtcagaagtagtgcactacatagggaatagggtgctatttgggacatatCCAGGGTGTTGCATAGTGTACAGATGGGGCCTGTGGTGCAGAGCAGACAGCCTGGTGGGGTGGGGCTAGGCTAGGTGGGGTGGGGCTGCATGGTAAAGTCCCATACATACATAAGTCTCAATGGGTCCTCAGCTCTCACATCCCTGtaggggtcaattccatttaaattctgTCAATTTAGGAAGTTCACTGATATTCCACTTTTCCTCAATGGGAAAAATGTGGAATTGTAGTTTCAGTCTACTTCCTGAAtgaactgaattgaaatggaattgaccccaaccgtGGTGGTTAGGGACAACCTGGGCCCAGCAGCAGGCGGCGTGTCCTCCAGCCCAGTAGGGAGCAGCCTAACCAGGCAGGGCAGCAGGAGAGGACCGGTGTCTCTCAGTACACCCAGCTGACGGGGACCCACTGGGGCTCAGAACACAGCTGCTCCACGGCCGCCTGCAGCTGCTCAAAGGCCTTGTCCAGGTTGTCGTTAACGATGGTCAGGTCAAAGTAGTGGCTGTAGGCCCGGCGAATCCTGGCGCTCTCATCCACAGTCTTCTTCAGATCTgtctcctggggggggggggggagagagagagagagagagagagagagcagaagagaaggggggagaaagagggagcaggggagagagagggagcaggggagaagggggggagagagagggagcaggggagaaggggggagagagagggagcagaagagaaggggggagagagagggagcagaagagaaggggggagagagagagggagcagaagagaaggggggagagagagagggagagaaagagcagaagagaagggggagagagagagggagcagaagagaaggggggagagagagagggagagaaagagcagaagagaaggggggagagagagagagagggagcagaagagaaggggggagagagagggggggagagagagggagcaggggagagagaggtttcCATCAGTGATTATCTTCTGAATAAGTACAACACTCAGAATTGTGCACAGATCCACCAACATCCAGAGACTGACCGTGAGCAGTTTGGTGGTGAGTCCAGCGTCCACCACGGCTTTGTGCATAGCTCTTAGTGTGTCCAGTTCTGGAGCAGCAACAAACACTACAAACGGCATGAACTCTGCCGTCTTCAGCTGCTTCAGCGCCTgacgacacacacatacacacacacacacacacacacacacacaacccatcaACACACACGACTCATCACGTAATTATGCTTATTCAGGTTTTGCTTAAGACCCATGCATCTGtatttatctcaatatcaaatcatttctgggtaacaaattAGGTCCCTTACTGTCATTATTTTCAATCAAAatagtcaaaaagaaacaaaaattgcttcttagcaaaagCAATTTCTCAAGAAAGAATTTAGCcaagactgtctgggagtggtctgaatggggaggggaaaactaaaaactagctgttattggtagagaggtttggaactctgtttcttattggtctattaactcattttccacatggtgatgtcaccaggcagacccaaaactccatcccacaaaAACAatctgaaatttcaggcggtcttttcaatcAGCTCTTACACTGAAAGGCATGATCATAATGTTCAcattacagtattattccaacctgaGTACGGAAATATATATAAAGACCCAGGAGAATCCCATTTTTGACAGCACTGGGCCTTGTGAAATGTGTGTCAGCCCTACCTGTGGGTTAACATCCAGGATGCAGGTACGTCCTGCAGCCACCACCTCGTGGATGGAGTTCATCTTGGTTCCGTAGAGGTTTCCATCGTACTCTCCATGCTCCAGGTAGCGACTGGCCTTGATGTCTGCCTCCATCTGGGACCGAGACACAAAGCAGTATGACTggccgtctctctcctcctcccgagCAGGCCGAGACgtgactggagggagggaggtgaggaaaTGGTGGGAGgtaaggaggagagagtgagagaaagagggggggtgaggagagaaagagggggggtgaGGAAAAATCTAATTAATCCATAGGAGACTGAAGTTTGTCTTCTGCTGTacccctgatacacacacacacacacacacacacacacacaacggtgGTTCCATAGAGCAGGGggttgatatacacacacacgggggGGAGGACTGAGACTCACAGGGGACGGTGGTTCCATAGAGCAGGGggttgatatacacacacacacgggggggGGTGGACTGGGACTCACAGGGGACGGTGGTTCCATAGAGCAGGGggttgatatacacacacacgggggGGTGGACTGAGACTCACAAGGGACGGTGGTTCCATAGAGCAGGGggttgatatacacacacacacggggggaGGACTGGGACTCACAGGGGACGGTGGTTCCATAGAGCAGGGggttgatatacacacacacacgggggggAGGACTGGGACTCACAGGGGACGGTGGTTCCATAGAGCAGGGggttgatatacacacacacacggggggaGGACTGGGACTCACAGGGGACGGTGGTTCCATAGAGCAGGGggttgatatacacacacacgggggGGTGGACTGAGACTCACAAGGGACGGTGGTTCCATAGAGCAGGGggttgatatacacacacacgggggGGAGGACTGGGACTCACAGGGGACGGTGGTTCCATAGAGCAGGGGGTTGATATACACACACGGGGGGGTGGACTGGGACTCACAGGGGACAGTGGTTCCATAGAGCAGGGggttgatatacacacacacgggggggggggggggtggactgGGACTCACAGGGGACGGTGGTTCCATAGAGCAGGGggttgatatacacacacacgggggGGGTGGACTGGGACTCACAGGGGACGGTGGTTCCATAGAGCAGGGggttgatatacacacacacacggggggaGGACTGGGACTCACAGGGGACGGTGGTTCCATAGAGCAGGGggttgatatacacacacacgggggggggggactgggaCTCACAGGGGACGGTGGTTCCATAGAGCAGGGggttgatatacacacacacgggggGAGGACTGGGACTCACAGGGGACGGTGGTTCCATAGAGCAGGGGGTTGATATAAACACACACGGGGGGAGGACTGGGACTCACAGGGGACGGTGGTTCCATAGAGCAGGGggttgatatacacacacacgggggGGAGGACTGGGACTCACAGGGGACGGTGGTTCCATAGAGCAGGGggttgatatacacacacacgggggGGAGGACTGGGACTCACAGGGGACGGTGGTTCCATAGAGCAGGGGGTTGATGATGATCAGTCTGTTCTTCAGGCTGCGCCGGCCCACTCCCTGAGCACCAATCAGAACCAGGGTCTTCCTCTGGAACGGAGGCATCTTGGCCACCTCTTCGTAGATCTGCAGCTCGTGGCGGTCAAATTCTGGTCGTCACGACAACAGACACACTACCACCATCAGCTTAGTTTGCTCAGTAACAATACTAACACATaactactgaacaaaaatataaaaacacaacatacaacaattaacgattttactgagttagttaaCAAAAGAAAatatgtcaattgaaataaattcattagaccctaatttatggatttcacatgactgtgcaggggcatagccatggttcggcataggtccacccactgggagccaggcccagccaatcagaatttttccccacaaaaagggctttattactgaCATAAAtaatcctcagtttcatcagctgtcctggtagctggtctcagacgatcctgcaggtcaagaagccggatgtggaggtcttaGGATGGCGTGGTGTCACGTGGTCCGCGTTTGTTAGGCCAGTTcaacgtactgacaaattctctaaaacgacattgaagGCGGCGTATGGTAGAAAAAtgtacattcaattctctggtggacagtcctgcagtcagcataccaaatgcacactccctcaaaactggagacatctgtggcattgtgttgtgtgacaaaaccgcatattttagagtggtcttttgtccccagcacaaggtgcacctgtgtaatgatcatgctgtttaatcagcttcttgatatgccacaactgtcaggtggatggattatcttggcaagggaggtatgctcactaacagggatgtaaactaatttctgcataacatttgagagaaataagctttttgtgcgtatggaacatttgagatattttctttcagctcatgaaaccaacactttacatgttgcgtttatatttttgttcagtataatatacAGTCATTTATACTAGATATatacactgggtgtacaaaacattaagaacaccttcctactgTTGAGTTGCTttcccttcatctatactgattaaaatggatttaacaagtgacacctggtcagtctgtcatggaaagagcaggtgttcctaatgttttgtacactcagtgtagagcCCACAATAGATGGAAAATGAACCTACTCCACACATACGTATTAgttaggctatactgtagtacacTTTTATAtcactgaaatattaaatgaatGGCTGCCAATAACGAGAGATAGAGGTATAATCCAGCTGTTTTTTGCTTTGATATGCATTAGGAGATGGCTCTGGCCAACAACATGTTACTGATAACAACACCCACATGGTGAACTGAAGCCCTTTAGAGCAGGATCAGAGAGGTCTAACGGCTGGAGCTACTGTTATCAGTATAACAACACCCACATGGTGAACTGAAGCCCTTTAGAGCAGGATCAGAGAGGTCTAACGGCTGGAGCTACTGTTATCAGTATAACAACACCCACATGGTGAACTGAAGCCCTTTAGAGCAGGATCAGAGAGGTCTAACGGCTGGAGCTACTGTTATCAGTATAACAACACCCACATTGTGAACTGAAGCCCTTTAGAGCAGGATCAGAGAGGTCTAACGGCTGGAGCTACTGTTATCAGTATAACAACACCCACATGGTGAACTGAAGCCCTTTAGAGCAGGATCAGAGAGGTCTAACGGCTGGAGCTACTGTTATCAGTATAACACCACCCACATGGTGAACTGAAGCCCTTTAGAGCAGGATCAGAGAGGTCTAACGGCTGGAGCTACTGTTATCAGTATAACAACACCCACATGGTGAACTGAAGCCCTTTAGAGCAGGATCAGAGAGGTCTAACGGCTGGAGCTACTGTTATCAGTATAACACCACCCACATGGTGAACTGAAGCCCTTTAGAGCAGGATCAGAGAGGTCTAACGGCTGGAGCTACTGTTATCAGTATAACAACACCCACATGGTGAACTGAAGCCCTTTAGAGCAGGATCAGAGAGGTCTAACGGTGCTGAACTCACCTGCATTCTTGGACATCAGGTAcatcatcttcttcttcttcttctttcctgTTAGTGTTCCACAGAGAACACCTAGGAGGAACAAAACACATTAAAAGTTCACTGAACCACAAGAGGACACCAGAGTAAACATATTTCCTAAGTACGTCTGAGTTGTGGACACAAGTAGAGGGGAAGTAGAGGGGGGGTTATTCATTAGAGTGTGGATTCAGCCTATACTTTCATGGCAGTTTGCTGCCAAATGTGATCATTTGAGAAATAAACTGTCATGTATAGAGGCTGTgtgtatatagtacactactttcacTATATAGGGTAAAGggatccatttgggacacaaccgaGGACACAAACAGGTGGGAAGAAGATACGACTTTGGGGTAGatgtcagtactttgttgagtaTAGAGATGTGTGTTACAATTCCATTTCACCTTAGAATACTGCCTGGTTCAACTGAGTTATATAGGCGGGTGTAAAAAAGTCTAACTACCTAATAATAATGACATTTTAAGCACTTTTCAAACACCCAAAGTCACTTTACATAGTCAGAAATGTACCTGATCCATTCCATTCTCTCCTCACAAAGGCCTTCCTCTTTTCCTCTAAGAACTGACTGGGGATCAGTCCTGTGGCTCCTCCCACAATGTTGACTGCCTGAGGGACAGGATGTGAGGTCAGAGACGTGCTACTTCCTGCTTCTCTTGCTCTACTCTTAAGGATCAGTTCATTTTGTGTAAATTAAAAGTCACAAATGGAATACTAGTCCCTATCCCATTAGGGGCGCTCAGGGCCGGGTAGGACAGTTGGAAGCAATACGATTTAAAGTAGTGAcgcaccgatattacatttttggccgataccgatatcttCCTTGCCCCCAAAAAAAATACCGATATCCCCCCCAGAAAAAAAAAtgggccttttaagcattctagtacagttaaatagttaacacacacacatggacgcagcggtctaaggtactgcatctcagtgcaagaggcgtgaatccaggctgtatcacattcggccatgattgggagtcccatagggcggcgcacaattgtcccagcgttgtccgggtttggccggggtaggccgtcattgtaaataacaatttgttcttaactgacttccccagttaaataaaggttacacacaccaaCAAGTtcttttgttggcatttacgcatgtccccattaccagtaaaacataatcaaaacatatttatttcacttacttgctgtgctgtttcgttgttcatttgttcagtcgtttcattctcaaccaggatttccatggaacgccgtttgggtctttgcgtgtcaaaaaagttACACCTCAaatgtgtcaaataagcttgttgaccaatcaggatatgactgcacgtcacataataatttaacaagttttttttacgtagttattacactagcactcgtatttcatgtcacaacgattcatcgatacgtatgctatgatgctgatAAAGTCGTCTCGTgtacctacagtgctggtcataaaaaaaaagctagctagctcatagatgcaaacaatgttctcccccaaaaacatagcaaaacgacatcatctgtttcagtagctatagctaGGTGtctcatctaaaataaccctcatttataagacagttcttatttgattaatggtggtcggacacATGTGAAgatagccacaataaggattagccaaaatagtggactttgcggttagccttcaaaataaaaggtatgccattgacagtgatgcaaatgaatacaaatagtataatTATGGCATAGTTTAATtgatcatgctaaacgaggttggaatgttatataaaatcaacaaaagacaatttgttaatttgacaaaagctttTGAAAACACACTggatgtatactgctcaaaaaaataaagggaacacttaaacaacacatcctagatctgaatgaaataaataatcttattaaatactttttttacatagttgaatgtgctgacaacaaaatcacacaaaaataaatcaatggaaatccaatttatcaacccatggaggtctggatttggagtcacactcaaaattaaagtggaaaaccacactacaggctgatccaactttgatgtaatgtccttaaaacaagtcaaaatgaggctcagtagtgtgtgtggcctccacgtgcctgtatgacctccctacaacgcctgggcatgctcctgatgaggtggcggatgatctcctgagggatctcctcccagacctggactaaagcatccgccaactcctggacagtctgtggtgcaacgtggcgttggtggatggagcgagacatgatgtcccagatgtgcttaattggattcaggtctggggaacgggcgggccagtccatagcatcaatgccttcctcttgcaggaactgctgacacactccagccacataaggtctagcattgtcttgcattaggaggaacccagggccaaccgcaccagcatatggtctcacaaggggtctgaggatctcatctcggtacctaatggcagtcaggctac is a genomic window containing:
- the LOC115187743 gene encoding MAGUK p55 subfamily member 6 isoform X1, with the protein product MQQVLDNLRDLPPTTGAKDIDLLFLRGIIESPIVRSLAKAHERLADVKLEAVRDNNQQLVSEILDSLTGLSSRDASAEELANILQEPHFKSLIEAHDKVAAKCYEMLPSEVNSNAMATGQLVPADAVRMIGIQKKAGEPLGVTFRVARGELVIARILHGSMIDRQGMLHAGDVIREVNGREVGSDPKELLELLRDCQGGITLKILPSYRDTPAPPQVHLKTHFNYSPATDNLIPCKEAGLAFSKGDVLHIVNREDPNWWQAVNIVGGATGLIPSQFLEEKRKAFVRREWNGSGVLCGTLTGKKKKKKMMYLMSKNAEFDRHELQIYEEVAKMPPFQRKTLVLIGAQGVGRRSLKNRLIIINPLLYGTTVPFTSRPAREEERDGQSYCFVSRSQMEADIKASRYLEHGEYDGNLYGTKMNSIHEVVAAGRTCILDVNPQALKQLKTAEFMPFVVFVAAPELDTLRAMHKAVVDAGLTTKLLTETDLKKTVDESARIRRAYSHYFDLTIVNDNLDKAFEQLQAAVEQLCSEPQWVPVSWVY
- the LOC115187743 gene encoding MAGUK p55 subfamily member 6 isoform X3: MAALQSLIEAHDKVAAKCYEMLPSEVNSNAMATGQLVPADAVRMIGIQKKAGEPLGVTFRVARGELVIARILHGSMIDRQGMLHAGDVIREVNGREVGSDPKELLELLRDCQGGITLKILPSYRDTPAPPQVHLKTHFNYSPATDNLIPCKEAGLAFSKGDVLHIVNREDPNWWQAVNIVGGATGLIPSQFLEEKRKAFVRREWNGSGVLCGTLTGKKKKKKMMYLMSKNAEFDRHELQIYEEVAKMPPFQRKTLVLIGAQGVGRRSLKNRLIIINPLLYGTTVPFTSRPAREEERDGQSYCFVSRSQMEADIKASRYLEHGEYDGNLYGTKMNSIHEVVAAGRTCILDVNPQALKQLKTAEFMPFVVFVAAPELDTLRAMHKAVVDAGLTTKLLTETDLKKTVDESARIRRAYSHYFDLTIVNDNLDKAFEQLQAAVEQLCSEPQWVPVSWVY